The DNA segment CTAATCCAGCTCCCAAAGATCTCAGGCATACCGCAGTCGAGGTCAAGAAAAGTTCACTGTGATGGGCTACCATTGACTTTCTGGAAAGATTTTTGGAAAATAATTGATTGCTGAAAAGCCAAGTACGCGATTGGTagcaggggtggggaggaacCAGGGTGAGGAGCTAAATGAACCCAGCGATCTGCAGAAGCTAAAATGTGCATGATTTCACAGGGGCACCCGAGATGGGACCTCGAAAGTCCTGCAGCTGCGGGAAGCCGGAGGAGAATCAAAGTGGGCTGAGACGAATAAAAAGTGAGTCAAGTTGTAAGAACCAGctgtaaaggaaaaggaaaagtgcGGTAAGAGCGATTTTGGGGGTAGGAGCTTGCACTGTGTCACAATCCTGAttctaaaaaggaaaatgtattaTTTACACCCCCAACTTTCCCTTGcgagcaaaataaaacaaaccaactacaacaaaaaaaaaatccatggatTTTACTCTGGGGTGATGGTGGTATAATCCCCAAGCCACATTTTAACAGGCAGGCTGCTTTCTTCATTAAATAGGACACATTTCCTAGGACGATAGTTCAAGATAAAATGCCAGCTCGAATATGCAAAATCTTTTTCATCCTGTTCTGCGATATCCTCATCCCGTCCGTGGGGAGTTTTGTCTGCAAATGTAGCCTTTGTGTTTCCCAACACAATGGCATCACCCAAAAATACTTGAACTCAGcgcacaaacaaacaaacattgaATAAAGTTACAAACAAACATTGAATAAAGTTACAAACAAGATTAGGGTTCATGTTATTTGTCCCTGTAGCAAGGCGTCAATTGTTCTAACAGATGTAGGGACACTAAGAGGATTTAAACCACACGAATTTAATAAACCAGATTAGCAATAGGTGCTTTCCACCAAGGCTAGGAACCGTAAAGTAGCCTAAATTACCCATCTAGCCTAAATTACCCATCAGACCGGAGCACCGACTACAAAGAGTGAAGCAAATTTCTGAAGGAGTCCAACAGCATTTCGTACAAGCCTGGCTTTTTTCTCCCCGAAAACTTTCTATTTGCATTAAATCTTCATCTAGGAGCACAAGTGCTTAAGGAACAGGAGTTTAAGATCCCCAGTGGGATATATTCCTGAAATCTGAAATATTACCTGTTGTGCTGTCCGCTTTTGCAAGGCTGTGGAAAAACAGAGGCGGGGAGGAAGGCgcggggtggggtgggggggggggagagagagaaaaaggcaagCCTCAAAGCCAGCAAAGGACTAAGATGCCACACTTCGGAAAGGCTGATTGAAAACAGACTCTTCCTAAGTTTTAGAGGATTTTCTCTCCCAGTCTCTCCAAGGGCTAAGAAGCCGATTTGGGATTTTGAAGGGAATAGGTTTCAGCGTCCATATTTGTTCTGGTGCACTTGTAAAATGCGATTTGAAGGGGATCTTTAGCCCTCTGATTGTCTTTGTATTGTTTTTCTTGAAACGGATCTTTTGCCCTTAATGAATCCCCACACAGCTGGACAGCTCCTGCTCGGACACTGAGAGCGCTAACCCCAAACTGACCCCAATTTGACACCACAAGATGAAATTTTACCGCCTGTTAAAACCATTTCCAGCCTCGGCAAAAGGAGCTGGCTGTTGACTGAGATGCACTTCCATACCGGACACCTCATTTCTCTTTGGACTTTTGAGcctatctaaaaaaaaaaaaaattaaaaaaaaaaaaaggaaaaaaaaaaaaaaaaaaaaaaacaaaacgccacccccccgccccccccccccccgacttGTCTCTCACACTTTTCCTGGAAACATCCTTTGCTGTGAAAGTAATGCACCATAAATGGAAATTAGCTAATTTCATTTTCCCGAATTACcgtgttttaaaagaaatacgTCACCAAgttggaaagaaaaggggaaaaaaaaaaaggaaataaaaaatgacCTAAGAATGTGGAAGCACGCACGTATCCCATTTTGCTCCGAGTTCCCAAAAGCATCTTTGTTACTAGCTGAGTACTTTCACTTAAGGGCGCTAAATTGAGAATGCCTTTTAATGGCTAAACTGTAGCGCTTTATAAACCACGTTCTCTGTGCGCTTTAATCCACTGGgatggggaagagggaaaaggctCCAACtcttttcaagggaaaaaaaaaaaaagacacaggaGGAACATGAAAGACCTTCATTTACCATATGAAATTTCGCTTTCTATCAAGTTAAAACCGTTTTTAAAAGTTGGTCCCTGTCCTAGATTACACACATGCACAGCAGGGTGAGGCAACGCAGGGGGTTAATTAGTTTAGGAGGGGatggggggaagagaaaaagagggaaaaaaaaaaggagaaaaaagaacaagTGAAAGGAGCAGCATTGAACATGGTAAAAATCTTTGGCTGCTTTTTTGCAGCTTTGATTTTTAGATTGCTTCCTGACAATTTCTTAGTCAATAGAATTGAGACCTATAAGCgtttctgtgaaaaacagaatcacgaaagaaagaaaaagaaaaaataccacGTCGAAAATTATAACCTAAGCAACGAAGCAACGAAGCCATTTCTTCTGTGGGAGACAAGTCATCTAAAAAACTCCTTTTTGAGAAGAAAACTGATGAAATTCTCCCACAGCTTGAGGTCTGAACAAATACATGAAGCCTCCAGTTGAGCTAGATTACTTTTGCACGGCCACGTTACAAGGAGCACACTTTGTATATACCTCAAGAGGCAAGGCTCCGGGTTTGCACTgcctcagtttaaaaaaaaaaaataaaaacaagtttGGAAGCTACAAATATTTAAACCACGTCCTCTAAGCCGGCTGTTTGGGATGTATCACAACCAAATGCTTCCACGCAAGTTTAGAAATCTGGCATCTTTGGGGTGGGGAAtagagaggggggagaagggggagaggggaaaaaaaaacaaatagcaCTCACCGATGACTAGatctcttttaaaaatctgttagAAAACTACAGCTGTAAAAGTAGGAAAGGATTTGCATAACCTACTGCTCTGTAGGTCTCCGCGCACCCAAAGGATTAGCCAAGCATTCATTACCATGAATATCTTGAATTACGTTACCGATTTATACGACAGAGTATAAAATACTGCACAAGAAGACTGCCTTTTTCCCTGCGAAATGAATCGACTTAACCACTGCTTGAAAGAGACCTACATACTAAGGGCTTTTTTACTCACCTCTCTTTACAGTCCCGTGAAAGTCAGTCACAGCAATTCGGTTGCTCTTAAGACTAGCTTTAATCTTGGAGGAGATCCtctaggagagaaaaaaaaaaaaaaggggggggggggggggaaagcggGTCTGCTCGCGGGCTCCTGACGGGTTTTGAGCAGGGTGCAACTCTGGCTATAAGTAGGCGAGGGACTTTGCTCcagattcccccccccccccctcccctgttTGTAAAtagagccctgctctgcagggctcgGCGCTATCGGAACATGCAGGAATGCCCACTGGCGTTTGTCAGCCCTCCACACTATCTTTCTTTATATGTGAGGGCTGATTTCCCGCAGACATCATTGTTATGATGGCTCATTTAATCAAACTGTTTAATTGCTCCGGTAATCACTATCATCATCACAGGTACTCAATCATTCATCATTTTGGAGGGGTTTAttgacctctggagctcattcCCTATGCCTATTAAAATCAGGCCGAATATCTGCAACTGCCCCTTGAGTCATTTtcttaaagttaaaaaaaaaaaataatattttttaaaaaaatcttaaaatcaTCGTCCTCATCACAGAAAGCAAGCATAACTGAACTAATCATATTTTCCTGCCgtgtatttttaaaagccatctatGTATGAGGCCACATTCGCAACCGGGTACATAATCATTGATAAATCCTACTATTAACGGGATAGTCTGTTTTAGATTTTATGTGCAAGGGACCGTGAAcgaggggtggggggttggggaggACAAAACTGCAGCAATCGATAGTTTGACCATCGCTCCTCCCCTAAACTTCAAGCATCCCCCATGACTGATGATCCCGGGTAGCTCTGGTAATTGACTGTTCTGAGGTAAGGCATGCTTTAGCTCCAGCAAAGTGATTGGGCGAGAGAAACACACCAAAATtaacgtgtgtgtgtgtgtgtgcgtgcctGTGTGTGCTTGGAAAAGTTCATTTGGTGCTCAAAGGTGGGGGGTGCATCATCTCACTTAATTTGCTAAATAACCCCACTGTAATTAGCACTACCATTAGAAGGCATTACCGAGCTAATACTCCAGCATCCATCCCACAAGCGCAACGTCGATACCCGGCGAAGTCCAGCAACACACACTCGTAAATACATCGCTTACCGCCGGATCCGCTCAAAACGCACATGCAAACAAAAAATCTACATAACATCTGGATATTTCCTACAAAAGACTGAGCATGACTTTGGTTTTAAGCCCTTTTCAAAGCCTGGCAGCCTAATCGCAAAACTAAAAAGGGATTTCCCCCTCTCACCCCATCCCCCCCCACgccaccacccccaccacctccccgccTCTCCCTCCCAAGACATCCACAGCGTGCTTGATAGCAGCGATCGCTTAATGAAGAGCGGTGCAAAACACGGTTTGAAACGAGGCGTTCTCTTCGTGCcctggaaaattaatttttagaaAAGCACAATGAATTGTCAGAGGGAAGGAACCAGGCTCGCAACAGAACGTGTGCTGGCAGAGAGGCGAGCGCTCGGCCGGAGCAGGCTCTTTTCCCGGGGAAGATCAACTTTgcgcccccacccccccaccttTTCCCGCCGCCCCGTGCGCTGTAGTTCTCCGTGCCCCCGGACTCGCATACCGTTCGCGGCAACGGCGATAAGCCGGcgatttaaataaataattcagcGCATAAATCAGACGCTAACCATCGCGGTTAATCGGAAAGGTATTTTGTTGCTAAAATAATCTAGCGCGAACCAACCCGGGGCTGGGCTTCTATCGCACTTTTCTTCTCGCTCTCTGCAGTTTTCCCctgcctctccccccccccccctccccccccccccccgcacaCACGCActctccctgtccttcctcccctccctccctcgcttccctccctccctccctccctcctccctcgctccctccctccctctctctcgcACGCTCGCTCGCTCCTTCCTACACGCGTTGCTTCGCTcggggcaggggctgctgcgCGGCTCCCCCCGCGCGGCGCCGCGGCCGCCCCGCCGGCGCGCTGCGCATCCCCGCCGCTCCGCCGGCTGGGCCGCCCCACCGCGCCCCGCCGCGCCCCGCCGCCCTGCGCCCCGCCGCcgctccccgccgccgccgccgccgctccccGCCGTcgctccccgccgccgccgccgccgcgctgCAGGACTGGCTATGGCCACCACTACTTCCGGGTTCCGTCACTTCATTCTCCCGCCGATCAGCGCCGCAAAACTGAGCCTCTTCTAtaaggcagccagcagccaacCTGCCAACACTTACTGACACTCACTCATCccggagagagagggagagcgGGAGACAAAATACCTgccgggaggaggaggaggaggaggaggaggaggaggaggagaaaaaaaaaaaaaaaagggggaaagaaaaaaaaaggagagcgGGGGAAGTCCGGGCTTTGCAAACTGTTCCATTTTTCTTCGcatctttccccaccccccttcacagtacttaaaaaaaaaaaaagccaaacaacccTATAGCGATCCTAAAAGGCAAAACCCGAGCGCGGAGTTACTGGAAGAAGAACCCGGGGTTAAAAAgattcctcctctcttcttcatcatcatcaaccATCATTCATTCACTACCTTGACATTCCCTGGCTTTGATTGACAGCTGGAGTGGCAAAAAGCCATGAGACACGACAGTTTGGTTACATGTGGGTTGCTGACGGGCCGATCGTAACCTTCAGTTTGGGGGcttgacaattttttttttttttttttggcgtagagaaagaaaaaaggaaaaagagacagagaaaaggaaagagggaaacagagagaaaaaaagaagaaaacacagaaactcATCGTGGTTCTTGACTGTTTTTGAtatattattgttgttgttattgttgttgttattattattatttgcccATATTGGAGGACAGGAGAAGTCTATAAGTGGGTtgcggaaaaaaaaaaaaaggaatcttcTTCACTCTAAATCACTTTCTTTGCTGGACTGGGATATTAAATATACGACACATCCAGGAGTTTATTGGAGCGCAGACTGATGGCGCAAAGGGTAGGTTTAAATCTCCAACACTTACCTATATATAAATCCTCTCTTAAGAGGGGCCTGTCCGATTTGCTCTCCTCTGTTGCTGCTGATGATGGCGGCCACTATTAAAAAATAGCAGCAAAAATTATTCACtagctttttgtgtgtgtgtgcgtgtgtgtgagagtgtctctctctctctctgtgtctctctctgcAATTGTTCCacgctttttttcctctctagcTTTCCCCCAGCAGCGCgatttccctgctccttgcctgctcagcagcacGGGTTTCACTGGGGAAaccttgctgctgttgctgctgctgctgccgccgttGCTGCCGCTGCCTAGGAAAGACTAAGAAATAcatatgtgtgtttgtgtatataCGAacgtatatatatgtatacacatatagctgcctttctttttttttttttttttttttttttttttttttttttttttttggtctctggTTTGACAAGGACAAGGGGAATTGCTACTAAATAATGTTTCTGGTAACTTTCAGATTATTTCCCCCTTTATCTCCCTCCCCCACCCTGATGCACCCtacctttcctctctccttcccactgTTATTTATTTGAATAGTTGCTTTTGATTCTGCTTGTTtatccatttaattttttttgttgttcttcctTTCCAATGCAGAGTAACTCTagtttctttcctctgtttccttccttttcattCCCGTTTCCTTGTTAGGGTTTCTCCTGCCCGTGCTGAAGAGGACCATCTCCCCCCgcacacacagccaggcacacaGGCTTACACACTTTCCCCCTTTACCTCTCCCCGCACCCCCactcctccctcagcctctccagcctctgctcccgATCCCCGTCGATTTCATTTTGcacatttctctctctgatgTGGCtggttcttgttttgttttgctctgtttgtGTCTGTCCGGGTGCTTTACTCTCTTCTgacttttgttgtttgtttgtttggtttttttattcctctctctctctttctctctctctttccctctttctctttctttcttctcttccggCCCGTTTTTTGACAGTACGATGAGCTGCCCCACTACGGCGGGATGGACGGAGTAGGGGTGCCGGCGTCCATGTACGGGGACCCCCACGCCCCCCGGCCGATCCCCCCGGTGCACCACCTCAACCATGGGCCGCCGCTCCACGCCGGGCAGCACTACGGCGCCCACGCCCCGCACCCCAATGTCATGCCGGCCACCATGGGCTCTGCTGTCAACGACGCCCTGAAGCGGGACAAGGATGCGATCTACGGGTAGGTACCGCCGGGCCGCCCGGCGCCAAGGCCCGGCTCCGCAGCGCCGGTGCCCGCAGAGcggccagggcaggagcagggcggGCGGCGGGGGCTCCCGCGGGGCCGCGGTGgcgggcggcggcagcggccAGCCGAGCCCAGGAGCGGGGTCGAGGGGGAGCCTCGGCGGGAGGGCGTCGGCTGGAGAACCCCCTGCCGCCCGCTCCGGAGGGAGACCCGAGAGATGGCACTGGCACTGCAGGCAGTTTCGGAGCGAGTGCGATCACATCCTGGCTCCTAGCAGGGGTGCCAGCACCCACGGGAGACGGGTCCTGGAAAACCAGAGCTGTCGGGgacagaggctgagctggggcGAACATACCTTgtctatcttttttttaaatttttattttcctcataCCCCCAGACCTTcatccccctcacccccccgtggggttttttgtctttctcGGAAAGGCCCCGGTTAGGAGTGCAGACAGGAGAGGCGGCTCTCGTTGCTCTGGATTTTAGTTGTAGAAGTGTTGTTGTGGTGTTCTCCTTCGTACCATAATAACACTCTTCCAACACTGTAAATAAAGAGCTCTTCACAGCGCGGAAGGTAGGAAGAATTAAAGAGGTTAGCTTCTCGGAAGCAGCTCTTCCTTGAGACAGAAGAAATGGAATACGTTAGGGGCACCGAGCTGAGTTTTCTATTTAGAAGAGAAAGAACACGAGGAAAAAGAAATCCGTGCCCGGCAAAACTCGAACCTGTGCCAGGCCATTGCCTGGAGGCGAGTGACACCGATTCCCTTCAGTGCCTTTTAGGAAAAATACTAAACCATCCTAAAAGGAGAGCTAGTAACATCCATGACAGAGTGTGGGGCCTTGATCAGGCACGGAAGGGGAAAAGAGACAAATGCATGCGTACTACTTAGCaggcagatattttttttttttcctgactacACCAACTATGGGAAAATATTTCGCGAAGTGCTGCCTCCCTccgccccctccccagctcactTATCTGGACAGCTGGTATTTTACTTGGGTGTGCTTCCTAAGCCAGGAAACTTCACCACATTTTTGTTAGCGGGCcccttgaaaaaaataaaattacgtATTAAGTAGTTTGCAGTTTTCCTCGCCGTGCTTCTCATTTTAGGTCATAGGTGGAGGGTACGGATGGGATCTTCCAGGTTTCGCGTTATTTTTAAGATGTGGCGAAAAGTGTAAGATTCCCAGCTGAGCTGCCGCCTGTATGAGCGTGTTTGGTGCCTTGTGCGTTTGGAGGAGAGGTCACTTTTGTCCTCATCTGAGGGGACTGCATGGGGGATGTTGTTTGAACACGGCaatttcaaaaaggaaaaaaaaaaagccttccacCGCCAGACctagtatttttatttcaaaatgttgTTGTTCATTCCTGCTCTGCCCGAAGCGATACTGAGGCTGCCGAGCGCGGCTGGATCCATGTGTCCCTGTCTGCATGTCcgtgcatttaaaaaaaaaaaaaattacttgttgATTAgagctcttctttccccctctcccccaccccctcccctctctttgTGTGCCACTGCCCGGTAGGCACCCGTTGTTCCCCCTCTTAGCTCTGGTCTTTGAGAAGTGCGAGCTGGCGACCTGCACGCCCCGGGAGCCCGGCGTGGCCGGCGGGGACGTCTGCTCCTCCGACTCCTTCAACGAGGACATCGCCGTCTTCGCCAAACAGGTCCGGCACCGCTCCCCCTCCCCCGGCCCTTCCCAGTACTCCCGCCACCCTCTCAGGTTCTCGACCCACACGGCCAGGCGCTGGCAGGGGGCAGCCCCTCCTcgccttcctctccccccctccccccggcGCCCCCTCTCCGGCCGCCGCGGGGGTGGGAAGGATGGAGCGGCGAGGGTGAGGGCCTAGCCGGCCCTGGCCCTCCTCCGCCGGCCATCCCTCCGCGGGGCCGAGCCGAGACTCCTGGCCCTCGCCCTCCTGCATCAATGCAAGGGAAATGTAACTGGCCGAGTTTTAGAGGCAAaggaagcaggagaaaaggcagaggtcAAAAAGAGAGGGATCCTGTGGCAAGGGCGACCGACTCAGCCCCGGGATGGCAGAAGCGGGGCAGCTCCTCTTCATGGCACGGGTGACTCCGGGGCAGATTTCGGTCTGACCTGGACCGTCCGGTTTGGTCACAGCGGGGGTTCCCCCTTCAAGTGATTCGGGCTGAGGGGAAAGGCTGCGATTCACGCcgcttttccttcttcttgcaGGTCCGTGCTGAAAAACCACTTTTTTCTTCAAATCCAGAGTTGGACAATTTGGTAAGGCCCGCTCCCCACCGCTGCCCCCTGTCTCTCCAACCCTTCACACCCTATCGCCAGCTGCCTCAAGCGCCCTCCGCTGTCCGGGGCGGCCGGGAGCCGGCTGCCGGGCCAGGCACCCGGGCTGCACGGACAGCAGCGGGGAGAGCCGGGGAAGAGGCAGCTGCAAAGCCACCGACAAAAGGCTTCAAAGAGCTGCGCTTTTAAAGTGCGACAGGGCGAACTCTCCAGCCCCAATGCATTGCAAAGCTGTGTTCGAAAGCTACGGGAGGCTAAAAGTGAAGGAAATAACTGCTTAagaagagagagatggagattTCTAATGTAATTCTTTTGCTAATGGGAACGATTTCAATATTCAAAGTGCCTAAATCCGCTTGTAAAGAAGATGCCAAACTATTCatcctctcccctttctcctGAGGGTAGTAGGGGGGTGGGAGTGTGTGTTTGACTTCCCTGCggaccttcagggatgagggcCGGGGTGTTGAGAGGGAGcgaggaaaggggaagaggtTTTCTCCAAGATTGCGGTAATAAAGCTCTAATCACCGCTCCTGGAATAAATATGATAAAAATCAAGCGTTAAAGTTGATCAAAACTGTTCAAGCGTGACCAATGAGCTAAAATCCTGGATAATGACTGTGCGCCCTGACAACCCCCTTCTCCTCGCCCACTCGGGCTcgcagctctgcacagccctcTTGCTCTTGTCTCCCACGTAACTCCTTCCTCAAAACTTTCTTGCAGATGATCCAAGCAATACAAGTACTAAGGTTTCACCTTTTGGAATTAGAGAAGGTAAGCGCCACGGAAGTGGGCGGGGGAGCAAGtcattccctcccttccctgtccCACTCCCACCtaccccctccctcctcccccccccccccccccccccccccccccactccaccTTTTGACTGTTTGGGATGACTTGTAACCATGGCTAGAGGAGACAGGGGAAACTCAGTGTGATACTGTAACCTGTAGCACCAGAGCATGTGACACCCGTCAGCTATGCCCAGCCCggcatttttatttatttatttatttatttttctgagaaGTTTCAACCAAGTCATTACATTTATATATTATGAATCCCCTTCCATCGTTCTTAGCCCTTCAGTCTCGATAGAAGCTATTTCCTTGACTCGGAAATAACACGTttaacaaaaaagagaaatgaaagcactcctgcctttctccagctctggcaggcaCATTAACCCCAAGCAAACACTAAATGTTTGGAAGAGGCAGGGGGCCCTGCGCGgcgtggggagggggctgtgctCGGAGGCCAGAGCGGCTCTTCCCACAGCCTCCGTAAGTAGCTTCGCTTTGCTGCTCCCGGCCACTTAGACCTTTTTTTAGCCCCAGTTTAAACCGATCCCGTCCCCAGTGACTGGTTGTACCTGTCTGGGCTGTGTATGCTCCAGAGATACTGCCTGGGTCCAGCTCCCAGCGCTCTGATGTTATCACCAAATCGGGTTTTCCTCTGCACACCAGACAGCCCCACTATCTCTCTCTAACTTGTTGCTGCTGCAAGTCTCTAGAGAATAATATGTGCTGCAACAATTTCTCTATTGTTTCCTTGACTTCAACTATTGTGCCCCTTAATTAGAGTTACTTGTGGAGGAGATCAGAGAGCTGCTCTTGCtaccaaaaaaagaacaaaacaaaccaaaaaagttAAAAAGTTGCAATCTGATATTTTGCCTTTATCGATATTCTTCTTCTTGTTACTGTTTTCAGGTTCATGAATTGTGTGATAACTTCTGCCATCGGTACATTAGttgtttgaaaggaaaaatgccAATAGACCTCGTTATTGATGAAAGGGATGGCAGCTCCAAATCAGACCATGAAGAACTCTCAGGATCTTCCACAAACTTAGCTGATCATGTAAGTCCTGGTTTCTTTATGGTACTTTTAAAGACTTTAACCTGCTTAGAGGACCTGTCCCCAATTTTATTGTCTTGCTGCTGTTGTATTATCATTGTCACTACTTTCAAGCTCTTGCAAGCTCGGATCCCACCTTTccactttttcctctcttgctttGTGAAGTTGTAGAGATGCAAAAGGTTCCTTCTATTTCCATCTGTTAAGCAGGGAGTTTGCAATGGATTGTAAATTTCCCTGTTCTGGGCGTCTTGGAGAGCTAGCGAACTGTTGGTTTGATGTGGGGATCGgtgctttctcttcccttttgccaACTGTGTAATCAATGCAGCAATGTAAGGAAACCGAGACAAGAAAGTTAGGGAGAAAGTTTGCTGAtttgctccctcccctcccctctcgtGGGGATGACAAGTGATGAGAGTTATTGGCAATACTACActgcattacaaaaaaaaaaaaaaaaaaaaaaaaaaaaaaaaaaaagaaaagaaagaaagaaagggggaaaaaaagggttaTAGCACATTAGAATTTCCAATGCTTGTGCTTTATAGCAACTTATTGTCAGAATATGGACTTATTGCCAAACGCCTGAAGCATCTTCATAATAAAAGACAGTAACCTTGATGAAGCAATTATTAACAATGTATtacagaaagctggagagaatGATGATTGAGTAACCGTAGGTTAGCGGTTGATTTTAACACTTTAGGAGTTGGTGAATTGGTGTCATGTGTGTAGGACTGAACGTTGGTGTGCGTGGTAAGGAGAGTGCCTTTGTTTTTCCGGGTTTTGGAGCGTCTCTTGTGATCCTTCAAAAGATGCAGACGCGGAGAGGCTTCGGGATGTGAAGGGAAAGATTGCAGCTGGTACCGCAGAAGAGGGAAGGAATAGCTCTGGTTAAAAAGAGTGGGTGTGAACTCTATTTATTTATAGGAACGCATCCCTGGGGGGAAAAGGGGTTTACACAGTTTTAGATTCAATTGAACTCATAATCTAAATGATACAGTCTAATATTTTAGCGGTTGAAATATTAATTTAACACCCGGTGTGAAGTTAACCATGCTTGCTGCACAGGCGCCTGCCTTTATTTCCCAGTGTGTTAAGAGGAGTAGCTGTAAGCCCAGGGAGAATGAGCTTTCTAGgagcttttgtttcctttgaaaacatgttgtttgtgtgtgtatttgaTAATTACATCAGACCTGGACTGAAGCTGAATTGGAAGATAAAATAATCATAAATTCTTCTTAATGCCCCCCTTCTGGCACTGCTTAGCTACAGAGCCCGGGAAATATTTTTTGGACCAAAGCCTTagctttcattttctcattTGTATTCGGTAAACATTGCAGgacaagggttttttttgttgttgttgtttttggtgatgttttacatttaaaatCTATTATTttgagaagggatttaaaaaataataataacaaaataagAAATGTATGCAGATGCTCCCAAAAGTTTCTCTGCTTATCAGCTATCTCACACATAGATAACAAACTCCACAAGGGATGACATTATTgggaaattatttattttctgacaTTGCACGACCCTAAATTTGTGTGCATATtgggagagcagtggagaagAAATTGAAGTCAGTGGCAACCTGAAAGATAGGGTGGAGGGTCATTGTGGAAAATTaagaacagagggaaaaaaaaaaaaaaaaggaaaaagaaaacaagtaaaAGTCCATGTTTCTCCAGCACAGTTTCTTTACAAGAGTGTGTTTCAAGTGGAAGTGTAGAAATGGAGCATGCTTGTGTTTATATTGAAGAGATTAGATAAACTAGCCTG comes from the Indicator indicator isolate 239-I01 chromosome 4, UM_Iind_1.1, whole genome shotgun sequence genome and includes:
- the MEIS2 gene encoding homeobox protein Meis2 isoform X6, translating into MFLYDELPHYGGMDGVGVPASMYGDPHAPRPIPPVHHLNHGPPLHAGQHYGAHAPHPNVMPATMGSAVNDALKRDKDAIYGHPLFPLLALVFEKCELATCTPREPGVAGGDVCSSDSFNEDIAVFAKQVRAEKPLFSSNPELDNLMIQAIQVLRFHLLELEKVHELCDNFCHRYISCLKGKMPIDLVIDERDGSSKSDHEELSGSSTNLADHNPSSWRDHDDATSTHSAGTPGPSSGGHASQSGDNSSEQGDGLDNSVASPGTGDDDDPDKDKKRQKKRGIFPKVATNIMRAWLFQHLTHPYPSEEQKKQLAQDTGLTILQVNNWFINARRRIVQPMIDQSNRAVSQGAAYSPEGQPMGSFVLDGQQHMGIRPAGPMSGMGMNMGMDGQWHYM
- the MEIS2 gene encoding homeobox protein Meis2 isoform X10; its protein translation is MDGVGVPASMYGDPHAPRPIPPVHHLNHGPPLHAGQHYGAHAPHPNVMPATMGSAVNDALKRDKDAIYGHPLFPLLALVFEKCELATCTPREPGVAGGDVCSSDSFNEDIAVFAKQVRAEKPLFSSNPELDNLMIQAIQVLRFHLLELEKVHELCDNFCHRYISCLKGKMPIDLVIDERDGSSKSDHEELSGSSTNLADHNPSSWRDHDDATSTHSAGTPGPSSGGHASQSGDNSSEQGDGLDNSVASPGTGDDDDPDKDKKRQKKRGIFPKVATNIMRAWLFQHLTHPYPSEEQKKQLAQDTGLTILQVNNWFINARRRIVQPMIDQSNRAVSQGAAYSPEGQPMGSFVLDGQQHMGIRPAGPMSGMGMNMGMDGQWHYM
- the MEIS2 gene encoding homeobox protein Meis2 isoform X9 — translated: MDGVGVPASMYGDPHAPRPIPPVHHLNHGPPLHAGQHYGAHAPHPNVMPATMGSAVNDALKRDKDAIYGHPLFPLLALVFEKCELATCTPREPGVAGGDVCSSDSFNEDIAVFAKQVRAEKPLFSSNPELDNLMIQAIQVLRFHLLELEKVHELCDNFCHRYISCLKGKMPIDLVIDERDGSSKSDHEELSGSSTNLADHNPSSWRDHDDATSTHSAGTPGPSSGGHASQSGDNSSEQGDGLDNSVASPGTGDDDDPDKDKKRQKKRGIFPKVATNIMRAWLFQHLTHPYPSEEQKKQLAQDTGLTILQVNNWFINARRRIVQPMIDQSNRAGFLLDPSVSQGAAYSPEGQPMGSFVLDGQQHMGIRPAGPMSGMGMNMGMDGQWHYM